The Hemibagrus wyckioides isolate EC202008001 linkage group LG10, SWU_Hwy_1.0, whole genome shotgun sequence genome includes a window with the following:
- the hapln4 gene encoding hyaluronan and proteoglycan link protein 4, with translation MTAPAVKSWCLALLSCSMLLSPAVTAYSADSDKGRRKVVHVLEDDTGAVIVQTAPGKVVTHRGGTITLPCRYHHEPENVDLDRIRIKWTKVSDEFQFQDVFVALGRQQRTFGLYRGRVELEQAGSGDASIIIHNITLQDYGRYECEVTNDMEDDTGFVNLDLEGVVFPYYPRLGRYKLNYHEAEDACKQQDAILASHAQLHKAWKDGLDWCNAGWLEDGSVQYPISHPRDQCGRKDTPAGVRNYGYRHKDDERYDAFCFTSKLNGKVYFLKRFKKVNYAEAVKACQRDDAAIAKVGQLYAAWKFQLLDRCDAGWVDDGSVRYPIVNPRARCGGSDPGVRTLGFPDKKFRLFGVYCFRKDSGSTEAQPTQAPVPRSTSFTRSI, from the exons ATGACAGCG CCCGCAGTGAAATCATGGTGCTTGGCATTGCTAAGCTGCAGCATGCTGCTCTCCCCCGCCGTGACTGCGTACTCAGCTGACTCAGACAAGGGCAGAAGGAAAGTAGTGCATGTGTTGG AGGATGATACTGGAGCAGTGATCGTACAGACAGCTCCAGGTAAAGTAGTCACGCATCGCGGTGGCACCATCACTCTGCCTTGCCGCTACCACCATGAGCCTGAGAACGTGGATCTGGACCGCATCCGCATCAAATGGACCAAGGTGTCGGACGAGTTCCAGTTTCAGGACGTGTTTGTGGCATTGGGCCGGCAGCAGCGGACGTTCGGGCTCTACCGTGGTCGTGTGGAACTGGAGCAGGCAGGATCAGGCGACGcctccatcatcatccacaATATCACGCTGCAGGACTACGGCCGCTACGAGTGCGAGGTCACCAACGACATGGAGGATGACACAGGATTTGTCAATCTAGACCTTGAAG GTGTTGTCTTTCCGTACTACCCTCGACTGGGTCGCTACAAGCTAAACTATCATGAGGCGGAAGATGCATGCAAGCAACAGGACGCCATCTTGGCCTCTCATGCCCAGCTGCACAAAGCCTGGAAGGATGGTTTAGACTGGTGCAATGCAGGCTGGTTGGAGGATGGCTCGGTACAATATCCCATCTCTCATCCTCGTGATCAGTGCGGCCGTAAAGACACTCCTGCTGGAGTTCGCAACTATGGCTACCGCCACAAAGATGATGAGCGCTACGATGCTTTCTGCTTTACCTCGAAACTcaatg gCAAGGTCTACTTTCTCAAGCGCTTCAAGAAGGTGAATTATGCTGAGGCAGTGAAGGCATGCCAGCGCGATGATGCAGCAATAGCAAAGGTTGGTCAGCTCTACGCCGCTTGGAAGTTCCAGCTGCTGGACCGCTGTGATGCAGGCTGGGTGGATGACGGCAGCGTGCGTTACCCTATCGTTAACCCTCGTGCTCGTTGTGGTGGATCAGATCCCGGTGTTCGAACCCTCGGCTTCCCTGATAAAAAGTTCCGCCTCTTTGGGGTCTACTGCTTCCGCAAGGATTCAGGCAGCACTGAGGCTCAGCCCACACAGGCTCCAGTTCCCAGAAGCACATCATTCACTAGGAGCATTTGA